Proteins encoded within one genomic window of Nonomuraea gerenzanensis:
- a CDS encoding Lrp/AsnC family transcriptional regulator, producing MMSEISRNGVSGGGQPGRIGIGLELDDIHLKILEVLRENGRISVAALAERVGISRANAYTRFEALRADGAIKRFTAEIDHVRTGLGITALIFVTVRQQMWKQFRAELARMPEVEYCAITTGQHDAMIQVRVSDVAAVHTMVTDRLANIPAVKATETVFILDEVLRRPYVLPSDRDPARDRPRQQRRPVQEAQGDVPLGKMRFVGAAEGRAALRKDD from the coding sequence ATGATGAGTGAAATTTCCAGAAATGGTGTCAGCGGTGGCGGTCAGCCTGGACGGATCGGCATCGGTCTCGAGCTGGACGACATCCACTTGAAGATCCTTGAGGTCCTGCGCGAGAACGGCAGGATCTCCGTCGCGGCGCTGGCCGAGCGGGTGGGCATCTCCCGGGCCAACGCCTACACCCGCTTCGAGGCGTTGCGTGCCGACGGCGCGATCAAACGGTTCACGGCGGAGATCGACCACGTCAGGACGGGGCTCGGCATCACGGCGCTGATCTTCGTGACCGTGCGCCAGCAGATGTGGAAGCAGTTCAGGGCCGAACTGGCGCGGATGCCGGAGGTGGAGTACTGCGCGATCACCACCGGCCAGCACGACGCGATGATCCAGGTACGGGTCTCCGACGTGGCCGCCGTGCACACCATGGTGACCGACCGGCTGGCCAACATCCCGGCGGTCAAGGCGACCGAAACCGTGTTCATCCTGGACGAGGTGCTCAGGCGGCCGTACGTGCTGCCCAGCGACCGCGACCCGGCCCGTGACCGGCCCCGGCAGCAGCGGCGGCCCGTGCAGGAGGCGCAGGGCGACGTGCCGCTCGGCAAGATGCGCTTCGTCGGCGCCGCCGAGGGCCGGGCCGCCCTGCGCAAGGACGACTAG
- a CDS encoding ABC transporter substrate-binding protein, whose product MATRSQTAAVLLAGALALAACGGGGNSQAPAASGGGGKTLVIDTSFDLKTADPGRTYEPTGLIVGKAVYETLLTFDGADVTKPVPALAESYELSEDGKTLTLKLKQGATFADGTPVTADDVVFSLTRVRDMKGTPSFLLDGVEVAKTDDTTITLTSKTANPALPFILPNPALGILNSKLAKQNGATTDAQDKAEQYLNANSAGSGPYTIESFNVSSQVTLKANPKYYGTKPAYDKVVLRNVEAATQKLNVQRGDSQVALNLSGDQVTGMPATLQVKKTASANVIFLLANQDSAISKTTPNAKFVEAVRKGVDYAGLLELAGEGSTQAPGVIPSQILGALPADQGAKRDVEGAKAALAASGLTNPTVKLEYPSELTVNGLSFQPLAERIQANLKEVGITVDLQPAPVTTALDNYRNGKEEMGLWYWGPDYPDPSDYLAFLPGKTVGLRAGWKPGAAKEIEEAGAKAAETIGDDARKTAYADVQTKLNAAGPFIPLIQPSQNIVSAASVTGLEYHPVWTVDVADLGAK is encoded by the coding sequence ATGGCGACCCGCTCGCAGACGGCGGCCGTGCTGCTCGCCGGTGCACTCGCCCTGGCCGCCTGCGGCGGCGGCGGCAACTCACAGGCCCCCGCGGCCTCCGGCGGCGGTGGTAAGACCCTCGTCATCGACACGTCCTTCGACCTCAAGACCGCCGACCCCGGCCGCACGTACGAGCCCACGGGCCTCATCGTCGGCAAGGCCGTCTACGAGACGCTGCTCACCTTCGACGGCGCCGACGTGACCAAGCCGGTGCCGGCGCTGGCCGAGTCGTACGAGCTGTCGGAGGACGGCAAGACGCTGACCCTCAAGCTCAAGCAGGGCGCCACCTTCGCCGACGGCACTCCGGTGACGGCCGACGACGTGGTGTTCTCGCTGACCCGCGTGCGCGACATGAAGGGCACGCCGTCGTTCCTGCTGGACGGCGTCGAGGTGGCCAAGACCGACGACACCACGATCACGCTGACGTCGAAGACGGCCAACCCGGCGCTGCCGTTCATCCTGCCGAACCCGGCACTCGGCATCCTCAACAGCAAGCTCGCCAAGCAGAACGGCGCGACCACCGACGCCCAGGACAAGGCTGAGCAGTACCTGAACGCCAACTCCGCCGGCTCGGGCCCGTACACCATCGAGTCCTTCAACGTGAGCAGCCAGGTCACGCTCAAGGCGAACCCGAAGTACTACGGCACCAAGCCCGCCTACGACAAGGTCGTCCTCCGCAACGTCGAGGCCGCCACGCAGAAGCTGAACGTCCAGCGCGGCGACAGCCAGGTGGCCCTGAACCTGTCGGGCGACCAGGTCACCGGCATGCCCGCGACCCTCCAGGTCAAGAAGACCGCCTCGGCGAACGTCATCTTCCTGCTGGCCAACCAGGACTCCGCGATCAGCAAGACCACGCCGAACGCCAAGTTCGTCGAGGCCGTGCGCAAGGGCGTGGACTACGCGGGCCTGCTGGAGCTGGCCGGCGAGGGCTCGACCCAGGCGCCGGGCGTGATCCCGTCCCAGATCCTCGGCGCGCTGCCCGCCGACCAGGGCGCCAAGCGCGACGTCGAGGGCGCCAAGGCGGCGCTGGCCGCCAGCGGGCTGACGAACCCGACCGTGAAGCTGGAGTACCCGAGCGAGCTGACCGTCAACGGGCTGTCGTTCCAGCCGCTGGCCGAGCGCATCCAGGCCAACCTCAAGGAGGTCGGCATCACGGTGGACCTGCAGCCCGCGCCGGTCACCACGGCGCTGGACAACTACCGCAACGGCAAGGAGGAGATGGGCCTGTGGTACTGGGGCCCCGACTATCCGGACCCCAGCGACTACCTCGCCTTCCTGCCCGGTAAGACCGTCGGCCTGCGGGCCGGCTGGAAGCCGGGCGCGGCCAAGGAGATCGAGGAGGCGGGCGCCAAGGCCGCCGAGACGATCGGCGACGACGCGCGCAAGACCGCCTACGCCGACGTCCAGACCAAGCTCAACGCCGCCGGGCCGTTCATCCCGCTGATCCAGCCGAGCCAGAACATCGTTTCGGCCGCCTCGGTGACCGGCCTGGAGTACCACCCGGTGTGGACCGTGGACGTCGCCGACCTCGGCGCGAAGTAG
- a CDS encoding ABC transporter permease: MPPLARFLVRRVLLAVLMAWGITLVTFVLTNLVPGDPVAANLGQRALGDPAIVAQWRAEHGLDKPLWQQYLIHLQGLVQGDLGMSQQSHRPVSQDLAEFVPATLELAGAAILVSLVLGVAFGVVAALRRDRLSDHVLRVLSLIGISVPTFWLALLAFYVFFYRLQITPGSGRVDAALGGAPAVTGLQTVDAVLAGRWDIFSSAVGHLITPALVLALYTIGLLTRFTRSAVLEVLGQDYVRAARAKGLPGRTILFRYVLRSALVPIITVAGLAFGSLLSGTVLVEAIFAWPGIGQYAYKSATTLDLPAVMGVGLVVGIVYLVINLVVDVLYGVIDPRVRLQ; the protein is encoded by the coding sequence GTGCCTCCGCTCGCGCGGTTCCTCGTCCGCCGCGTCCTGCTGGCCGTGCTGATGGCCTGGGGCATCACGCTGGTGACGTTCGTCCTGACGAACCTCGTCCCCGGCGACCCCGTGGCGGCCAACCTCGGCCAGCGGGCGCTGGGCGACCCGGCCATCGTCGCCCAGTGGCGGGCCGAGCACGGCCTGGACAAGCCGCTCTGGCAGCAGTACCTGATCCACCTGCAGGGCCTGGTCCAGGGCGACCTGGGCATGAGCCAGCAGAGCCACCGGCCCGTCAGCCAGGACCTGGCCGAGTTCGTGCCGGCGACGCTGGAGCTGGCGGGCGCGGCGATCCTGGTCTCGCTGGTGCTGGGCGTGGCGTTCGGCGTGGTGGCCGCGCTGCGCCGCGACCGGCTCTCCGACCACGTGCTGCGGGTGCTGAGCCTGATCGGCATCTCGGTGCCGACGTTCTGGCTGGCGCTGCTCGCGTTCTACGTGTTCTTCTACCGCCTGCAGATCACCCCGGGCAGCGGCCGGGTGGACGCCGCCCTCGGCGGCGCCCCCGCCGTCACCGGGCTGCAGACGGTGGACGCCGTGCTGGCCGGCCGCTGGGACATCTTCTCCTCAGCCGTCGGCCACCTCATCACGCCCGCGCTGGTGCTGGCCCTCTACACGATCGGCCTGCTGACCCGCTTCACCCGCTCGGCGGTGCTGGAGGTGCTCGGGCAGGACTACGTGCGCGCCGCCCGCGCCAAGGGCCTGCCCGGCAGGACCATCCTGTTCCGGTACGTGCTGCGCTCGGCGCTGGTGCCCATCATCACCGTGGCGGGCCTGGCCTTCGGCAGCCTGCTGTCGGGCACCGTCCTGGTCGAGGCGATCTTCGCCTGGCCCGGCATCGGCCAGTACGCCTACAAGAGCGCCACCACCCTCGACCTGCCCGCCGTCATGGGCGTCGGCCTGGTCGTGGGCATCGTCTATCTCGTCATCAACCTGGTCGTGGACGTCCTGTACGGCGTCATCGACCCCCGAGTGAGGCTGCAATGA
- a CDS encoding ABC transporter permease — protein sequence MTRVSLLGRLPEAWRQPLAVAGAVLALLWVVVALAAPWLAPHDPLAQELPRLAPPGPGHWFGTDQLGRDILSRVMYGARVSIPLTLLLVALSVLIGGLLGACAGYFGRWLDETIMRVADLVFAFPTVILAMVVAAALGASLTNAVLAVLVVAWPAYARVTRGLVLGVREREFVLSGRLLGFSVWRSLRVDVLPNITGPVLVLATLDIGTALLLLSGLSFLGLGAKPPSPEWGAMVASGVEVFDSWWVATFPGLAILTVVLAFNFLGDTLRDALDPRTARAIKERAL from the coding sequence ATGACCCGCGTGAGTCTCCTGGGGCGGCTGCCCGAGGCGTGGCGGCAGCCGCTGGCCGTCGCCGGCGCCGTGCTCGCGCTGCTGTGGGTGGTCGTGGCGCTGGCCGCGCCCTGGCTCGCCCCGCACGACCCGCTGGCCCAGGAGCTGCCCCGGCTCGCGCCGCCAGGCCCCGGCCACTGGTTCGGCACCGACCAGCTCGGCCGCGACATCCTGAGCCGCGTCATGTACGGGGCCCGGGTGTCGATCCCGCTGACGCTGCTGCTGGTGGCCCTGTCGGTGCTGATCGGCGGCCTGCTCGGCGCGTGCGCCGGGTACTTCGGCCGCTGGCTGGACGAGACGATCATGCGGGTGGCGGACCTGGTGTTCGCGTTCCCGACCGTGATCCTGGCCATGGTGGTGGCCGCCGCGCTGGGCGCCAGCCTCACCAACGCGGTGCTGGCCGTGCTGGTGGTGGCCTGGCCCGCCTACGCCCGCGTCACGCGCGGGCTGGTGCTCGGGGTGCGCGAGCGGGAGTTCGTGCTGAGCGGCCGGCTGCTGGGCTTCTCCGTGTGGCGCTCGCTGCGCGTGGACGTGCTGCCGAACATCACCGGCCCGGTCCTCGTGCTGGCCACGCTCGACATCGGCACCGCGCTGCTGCTGCTGTCCGGGCTGTCGTTCCTGGGGCTGGGGGCCAAGCCGCCGTCCCCCGAGTGGGGGGCGATGGTGGCCTCCGGCGTGGAGGTGTTCGACAGCTGGTGGGTGGCGACGTTCCCGGGGCTGGCCATCCTGACCGTCGTGCTGGCGTTCAACTTCCTGGGCGACACGCTGCGCGACGCCCTCGACCCCCGCACGGCCCGCGCGATCAAGGAGCGTGCCCTGTGA
- a CDS encoding ABC transporter ATP-binding protein — translation MTLDITDLRVSIGGKEILRGVDLRLQAGRVHGLAGESGSGKTMTGLAALGLLPHGGRATGSIRLGERELLTLPPKELNRVRGGQIAMVFQDPATSLHPMLTIGRQLTEHMRHHLGLGKAEAKARAVELLAKVRIPGPEEAYGRYPHQFSGGMRQRIAIAIALACSPQVLIADEPTTALDVTVQAGVLRLLRGLCDELGLAVLLVTHDLGVMSAVADEVSVMKDGLVVESGPRGRVLREPEHAYTRALLDSLPDAELR, via the coding sequence GTGACGCTGGACATCACCGATTTGCGCGTCTCGATCGGCGGCAAGGAGATCCTGCGCGGTGTGGACCTGCGGCTGCAGGCCGGGCGCGTGCACGGCCTGGCCGGGGAGAGCGGGTCGGGCAAGACGATGACCGGCCTGGCCGCGCTCGGCCTGCTGCCGCACGGCGGCCGGGCGACCGGCTCCATCCGGCTCGGCGAGCGCGAGCTGCTGACGCTGCCGCCCAAGGAGCTGAACCGGGTGCGCGGCGGCCAGATCGCCATGGTCTTCCAGGACCCCGCCACCAGCCTGCACCCGATGCTGACCATCGGCAGGCAGCTCACCGAGCACATGCGCCACCACCTCGGGCTGGGCAAGGCCGAGGCGAAGGCGCGGGCCGTGGAGCTGCTGGCCAAGGTCCGCATCCCGGGGCCGGAGGAGGCGTACGGGCGCTACCCGCACCAGTTCTCCGGCGGCATGCGGCAGCGGATCGCCATCGCCATCGCGCTGGCCTGCTCGCCGCAGGTGCTCATCGCCGACGAGCCCACGACCGCGCTGGACGTGACCGTGCAGGCCGGCGTGCTGCGGCTGCTGCGCGGCCTCTGCGACGAGCTGGGGCTCGCGGTGCTGCTGGTCACCCACGACCTGGGCGTCATGTCGGCGGTGGCCGACGAGGTGAGCGTGATGAAGGACGGCCTGGTGGTCGAGTCCGGGCCGCGCGGCCGGGTGCTGCGCGAGCCTGAGCACGCCTACACGCGTGCCCTGCTGGACTCCCTGCCCGATGCGGAGCTGCGATGA
- a CDS encoding ABC transporter ATP-binding protein — protein sequence MNDLLTIDDLVVEHRSPGRPVVRAVAGASLTVRPGEVVGLVGESGCGKSTLARAVCGLNPITAGSIGFDGQPVTPLGLRRRRLTGIQMVFQDPYASLNPRRRVGDQIADGLRAGGDSAASPADLLERVGLPRDFAGRHPHEFSGGQRQRIAIARALAARPRLLIGDEPISALDASAQAQVARLMRDLAVESGAGLLFISHDLSVVRLIADRIAVMYLGKIVEVGDTAEVWANPRHPYTRALLAAIPQPDGLGVLPAELPGDVPDPASPPSGCRFSPRCPLVMDVCRDKEPDFGPVACWLHEPK from the coding sequence ATGAACGACCTGCTCACCATCGACGACCTGGTCGTCGAGCACCGCTCCCCGGGGCGCCCCGTCGTGCGGGCCGTGGCCGGGGCCAGTCTTACCGTACGGCCCGGCGAGGTCGTCGGGCTCGTGGGCGAGTCCGGCTGCGGCAAGTCGACGCTGGCCCGCGCGGTCTGCGGGCTGAACCCGATCACCGCCGGCTCGATCGGCTTCGACGGGCAGCCCGTCACGCCGCTGGGGCTGCGCCGCCGCAGGCTGACCGGGATCCAGATGGTGTTCCAGGACCCCTACGCGTCGCTGAACCCGCGTCGGCGCGTGGGCGACCAGATCGCCGACGGCCTGCGCGCCGGCGGCGACAGCGCCGCGTCCCCCGCCGACCTGCTGGAACGTGTCGGCCTGCCGCGCGACTTCGCCGGGCGGCACCCGCACGAGTTCTCCGGCGGGCAGCGGCAGCGCATCGCCATCGCGCGGGCGCTGGCGGCGCGGCCCCGGCTGCTGATCGGCGACGAGCCGATCTCCGCGCTGGACGCCTCCGCACAGGCGCAGGTGGCCCGGCTGATGCGGGACCTGGCGGTCGAGTCGGGGGCCGGGCTGCTGTTCATCAGCCACGACCTGTCGGTGGTGCGGCTGATCGCGGACCGGATCGCGGTCATGTACCTCGGCAAGATCGTCGAGGTCGGCGACACGGCGGAGGTGTGGGCGAACCCCCGGCACCCGTACACCAGGGCGCTGCTGGCGGCCATCCCGCAGCCGGACGGGCTCGGCGTGCTGCCGGCGGAGCTGCCCGGCGACGTGCCGGACCCGGCCAGCCCGCCGTCCGGATGCCGGTTCAGCCCGCGGTGCCCGCTGGTGATGGACGTGTGCCGCGACAAGGAGCCGGACTTCGGGCCGGTCGCCTGCTGGCTGCACGAGCCGAAGTGA
- a CDS encoding M24 family metallopeptidase, translating to MNPRPDAAPDPAATPPAVAPDAAATLPAAVAVPEAVVAARVAGARRAMAGAGIDALVLRPSPDFRFLGGGPGPFLVLTQDDLAETGDPAALVPQGARRVGVDPEMRVRELFGLAIEAELVHAGPVLAPLRLRKEPYEIDALRRAVAAAEGVLERVRELAWFGETEWAMAARLRTLLLESGCEEPLSLRVSAGEHTARPAHRPSRRVINPGDVLGVSVCGRWDGYCAESARVFVVAEPPEDFEAMYSVVLAAHRAGLAALRPGVPAGEIARAVTEMIDGSGYGRFASPHAGRGIGLSLFEGPGEDTVLEAGMTFCLEPAIQVPDLFGARVADVVLCSEVGAVPLGTLPHTLHALDR from the coding sequence GTGAACCCCCGGCCGGACGCCGCCCCCGACCCGGCGGCCACACCCCCGGCGGTCGCACCGGACGCGGCGGCCACGCTCCCGGCGGCGGTGGCCGTGCCCGAGGCAGTGGTCGCGGCGCGGGTCGCCGGGGCGCGGCGGGCCATGGCGGGGGCCGGGATCGACGCGCTCGTGCTGCGGCCGTCCCCCGACTTCCGCTTCCTCGGCGGCGGCCCGGGCCCGTTCCTCGTCCTCACCCAGGACGACCTGGCCGAGACCGGCGACCCGGCCGCGCTGGTGCCCCAGGGGGCGCGGCGGGTCGGGGTCGATCCTGAGATGCGGGTGCGCGAGCTGTTCGGGCTGGCGATCGAGGCCGAGCTGGTCCACGCCGGCCCGGTGCTCGCGCCGCTGCGCCTGCGCAAGGAGCCGTACGAGATCGACGCGTTGCGGCGCGCGGTGGCGGCGGCGGAAGGCGTGCTGGAGCGGGTGCGGGAGCTGGCCTGGTTCGGCGAGACCGAGTGGGCGATGGCCGCGCGGCTGCGCACGCTGCTGCTGGAGTCCGGGTGCGAGGAGCCGCTGTCGCTGCGGGTGTCCGCCGGCGAGCACACGGCGCGGCCCGCGCACCGGCCCTCGCGACGGGTGATCAACCCGGGGGACGTGCTGGGAGTGTCGGTGTGCGGCCGGTGGGACGGCTACTGCGCGGAGTCGGCCCGGGTCTTCGTGGTGGCCGAGCCGCCGGAGGACTTCGAGGCGATGTACTCGGTGGTGCTCGCCGCCCACCGCGCGGGCCTGGCGGCCCTGCGGCCCGGCGTCCCGGCCGGCGAGATCGCCCGGGCGGTGACCGAGATGATCGACGGCAGCGGGTACGGGCGCTTCGCCTCGCCGCACGCCGGCCGGGGCATCGGCCTCAGCCTCTTCGAGGGACCGGGTGAGGACACGGTCCTGGAGGCCGGGATGACGTTCTGCCTGGAGCCTGCCATCCAGGTGCCGGACCTGTTCGGGGCCAGGGTGGCGGACGTGGTGCTCTGCTCGGAGGTCGGCGCGGTCCCGCTCGGCACGCTCCCGCACACGCTGCACGCCCTCGACCGTTAG
- a CDS encoding 4-oxalocrotonate tautomerase family protein translates to MPFANLKVPADTLTPESKKKLIDAVTDAYAAVYGERARATTLVLLEEVPDGGWGLGGNVLTAELLGRS, encoded by the coding sequence ATGCCGTTCGCCAACCTCAAGGTGCCCGCCGACACCCTGACCCCCGAGTCCAAGAAGAAGCTCATCGACGCCGTCACCGACGCCTACGCCGCCGTCTACGGGGAACGCGCCCGTGCCACCACCCTGGTTCTGCTGGAGGAGGTTCCGGACGGGGGCTGGGGTCTGGGTGGGAACGTCCTGACCGCGGAGCTGCTCGGCCGGAGCTGA
- a CDS encoding TetR/AcrR family transcriptional regulator, with the protein MTETDPLRTAMIEAAERQLATSTDHEIATRAVCEAVGVSQPVLYRLFGDKRGLLDAVADHGYERYAALKAAQEQTDDPIADLHAGWDGHLAFAHANPALYQLMFTPRPWSRSTARERVMDLLVAALTRCAAAGALKLEPRTAAQLILAANVGTALDHIARPALFDDPALSHRMRDAVFSYVLTDPATRDDADPLHATALRLHAQLDLAGTDALEPAEIALLRRWLERITHPGRG; encoded by the coding sequence ATGACAGAGACGGACCCGCTCCGCACGGCGATGATCGAAGCCGCGGAGCGGCAACTGGCCACCTCCACCGACCACGAGATCGCCACCCGCGCGGTCTGCGAGGCGGTCGGCGTCAGCCAGCCCGTCCTCTACCGCCTCTTCGGCGACAAACGCGGCCTCCTCGACGCCGTCGCCGACCACGGCTACGAGCGCTACGCCGCACTCAAAGCCGCTCAGGAACAGACCGACGACCCGATCGCCGACCTCCACGCCGGCTGGGACGGCCACCTGGCCTTCGCCCACGCGAACCCGGCCCTGTACCAGCTCATGTTCACCCCACGCCCGTGGTCCCGCTCCACGGCGCGAGAGCGCGTGATGGACCTCCTGGTGGCGGCGCTCACCCGCTGCGCGGCGGCAGGCGCCTTGAAACTCGAACCCCGGACCGCCGCCCAGCTCATCCTCGCGGCCAACGTCGGCACCGCCCTCGACCACATCGCCAGACCGGCCCTGTTCGACGACCCAGCCCTGTCCCACCGCATGCGCGACGCCGTGTTCTCGTACGTACTCACCGACCCGGCCACCCGCGACGACGCCGACCCCCTGCACGCCACCGCGCTACGCCTGCACGCGCAACTCGACCTCGCGGGAACCGACGCCCTCGAACCAGCCGAGATCGCGCTTCTGCGGCGATGGCTCGAACGCATCACCCACCCTGGCCGAGGCTGA